GTACCCGTTgattttaaagaaagaaaaagcgcTTAGCAATTCCTAACATTATTTCTTTCTGGACTGTAATGGTGGAATGAACCAAGTAGGCATAACCATATTCAACAACAACGAACGATTGCAGAAGACAATTTGCCATTGCATACTTATTCTGTAATTACAAGCTGGAGAGCGCAGAATTGCAGAATATACAACTATCTGAAACTATATGACTGATGATGCTTCCCTTTTCAACCTCTAGCTTCCTACTCTGCCTATTCCACAAGTGAACGACCAAACTTCTGGACTGGATCTGCCTCAACTTTTTAAGCAACCATTTTGAATGCAGCTCGTCTCCAGGCCCTCGAAACAGACTTCGAATCCGACTCCAATCAACCGGATAAAATGCCGATGGCAGCAACACAGTGAAATTAAATCCAGGCTTTCCACTCAGCCTGGAAACAACTCTTGAGACTAGGTAAGGGCCATTGTGCCCCCACTTGTTCCCATCGAAAGTCAGTGCAAATTCTTCAATGAACTTGTAAAGCAGTGGATGATTCTTGTCGAATATCAACACAGCATTGTTCAATCGGCTCCAATTCCCAGTTTCATGATCAATAGTTTGAGCACCTATCACATTTCTCAACTGTGAGAAACTCTTTAGCACTATAACATCTGTGTCAACATAAATACCTCCAAACTTATAAAGTAAAGCGAGCCTAAGCAAATTAGAGAGATTTTGACCCAAAGAAACCACCCCAGGATCCACAATCCCGTTCCTTAGCCTATCAAACCACGCTTCCGCATGAGTATTCTTGAATATATAATCATAATCCGGATTAATAGCCATTACCCTGAACCCCTCATCTAAGAAAGGTTTCAGAACTCGACTTCCTCTGCTTGATTTCATTGAATTTGAGACTATGACCAAGCAAGCATTTGGGTGAGACTTAAACAAGCTTTCCATAGCCAACACTTCTCTATCACCAAATGACTTCAACGAAATCCTGGTCATAAAGAATCGAAACTTACAAGAGGCAGTAGAATTTCCAGCGAAGAAATTCTCGATTCTTGCTGAAAAAGGAGTGGGCCGAGCTTCGGAGGGCACACTCTTGAGCTTGCGCTTGTGCTTCCGGGCTCGTCTCGGCCTGGAAATCGAAGAATTGGTTATGGGTAGGATTGAAAAGCGTGATCTGCGCAAAAGGGGCGACTGGGTCTTCAAAATCACAGATAGCTTTTCTTCTTTCGTTGCATACATCTCTGAAGCAGCCAGCTTTGAAGAATAGgacgaagaagaaaaagaggaccCTTTTTTCATCGACTCTCCAGCGGTATTTCCCGGGGAGAAATTGGCGGGAACGGCCGGGGACTTGGCCGGAAAAGGGAGGTGAAGGTAGAAGACAGAGAAGCCATTGTATATTAAGAGGAGAAGGAGAATAAGAGCGAAAAGGGAAGTGGGCAAGCAAAGGAGATGAGCTAGGACGTATCTCTTCAGGCCCTGTAACTgacgaagaagaaagagaaggaaaggCTCAGGCTCAGAGGGTTTGACGGGGCATTCGTACATGGTCTTGCTTGTTTGAGCTAAAGTGGGTTTCGTTAATAGAAGTGGGTTTCTTTAAGAGAAGGTTGAAAGGCATTTTAATGGCGGAGGCGGCAAATATCGTAAGGACGAGTGACGGAATAGTGTTGATAAAATCGCTTAAACTTCAACCTTTCTCTAAATTACATTTTTAaagtcttttttattaaaaaatgattttttactatataacattataatataAGATGATGAAAAGAATAGTAATAATGCAATAACTTAATAAtaacatttctctttaaaaGAAATCACTCCGAACAGGCGTAATGATTTGCTAGTTGGAATCAGCTCACTTAGGCAAGTACGATATTTCTACGTTtccatgtttttaaatattttgaacatAACATCACTtataccaaaaaaaatatatatatattatattttcaagcTTGTGTGTAGAGTacactatttatttaatttaaatagtaaaatttaatttgtgaaatttaaatcttaaaatttattttttaaattaaattatattttataactattttattatgtgtgctcTATACAAGTCTAGTGCACAATTCTAAAATGCGCGAGTCTAATACActcattttgacaaaaaaaaatcatacctatcattaaaaaaacaatcttatcaaaaaaacaaaaaacaattttttcatgtcttaaattttttcatgtttttcaaGAGAAGGCATGTAACTTGCTCATGCTAAGACtctaattatcatttttcagaTCTAAAAATGTAGACCAACATCCTGAAGTATTGTTTTGGAGCTGTGAAGGTCGTTTCGTAAACAGAAATTTTTTGtgcaattatttttacatactcttttacgcatttcattaatgtgattgattgagtattaaaaaaaattgatacagttaatcacatcaataaaatatacaaaaaatacacaaaaaagattatttataCATTACTCCCGTAAATAGTGAGTTGGGATGAGTCCATAACGTTTGATATCGGTGAGAGTACTGAGGTGCATTTTGGTACGATGGATGGTGTGGAGAAGCTCCTTTGAAAAACCTGTACCCTGAATCATTCTGAATCCCAGAGGAtgtaatggaatcatcaacAATTCGAAAGAGCAGTCCCGGATTCGGATTGGAAGCTTTAACGCATTGGTCGGTTCTGTTGTACTCATTAAACGCATTTACACTTTTAGCTAATACAAAGTACAAAATTAAGATAATAGAATCATTTATATTATTTGGACTGAATTCCAGTTACCAAAACCTAGCAAAAGTACTTCATCATAATTGTACAGGAAGACAATTTGTTGGGGGACACGAGAACTTCCATTACAAATATGCAAAGCAAccaatgaaattatttgtatGGAAGTGAGTACCTACCATCATTTTAGAGAAGCCCTCTTCTTCTCTTATAGTCACTAACTGTCAGGGTCAGTGCATGCCTCcctccatcattctctgggACTTTACATCCAACCGTGGCTTCTACCCTTTGTTTCCTTGCCATGAATCCAGCCTGAGCTCCCTGAGGCCCACCAAACCTCTGTAGAGCAGCCAATGAAATTGGTAGCTCGAAATTATGCAACACATTTGACACGGTCCCTTGATCCACGGGAGCACTGGTATCGACCAACTTCCCCGCATCAGCTGCAGCTTCCAAGGCAGCAGCTGTAGCTGCCATTCCAGCTTCTGTGGTTACCTTTTCTCCTACCCCATTACTGTTCACATTAGTAGATGCACCATTAGCATCAACATTTGCCACTGCGGCGGCTGCTCCACCGGGCTTTGAAACATAGTAATTCCTAGACCTAGTCCATCTCCTTGAAAAGGGATCATAACCAGCCTCACCTGCTTTCAAACCCGTGTTTACAGGTTTCAGTCCGGAAGCATTCTTGAAATTCTCAACCCTATTCTTTCTGTTCATCTCAGCTAGTCTAACAGCCTTGGAATCTTTCTCATGTGTTCGCCTGGATGCCTCTAATTGCTGCAGTCTTGTCTTGACCCTCTCCACCTCTGCCTCATCGTGCTTGCTTTGTGCAATTTCCAACTCCCTCCTCAGCCGGTCCTTCTCGGCTGCAATGTTTAATGGTCTTGATGAA
This genomic interval from Carya illinoinensis cultivar Pawnee chromosome 10, C.illinoinensisPawnee_v1, whole genome shotgun sequence contains the following:
- the LOC122278284 gene encoding uncharacterized protein At4g19900 — translated: MYECPVKPSEPEPFLLFLLRQLQGLKRYVLAHLLCLPTSLFALILLLLLIYNGFSVFYLHLPFPAKSPAVPANFSPGNTAGESMKKGSSFSSSSYSSKLAASEMYATKEEKLSVILKTQSPLLRRSRFSILPITNSSISRPRRARKHKRKLKSVPSEARPTPFSARIENFFAGNSTASCKFRFFMTRISLKSFGDREVLAMESLFKSHPNACLVIVSNSMKSSRGSRVLKPFLDEGFRVMAINPDYDYIFKNTHAEAWFDRLRNGIVDPGVVSLGQNLSNLLRLALLYKFGGIYVDTDVIVLKSFSQLRNVIGAQTIDHETGNWSRLNNAVLIFDKNHPLLYKFIEEFALTFDGNKWGHNGPYLVSRVVSRLSGKPGFNFTVLLPSAFYPVDWSRIRSLFRGPGDELHSKWLLKKLRQIQSRSLVVHLWNRQSRKLEVEKGSIISHIVSDSCIFCNSALSSL